Proteins from a single region of Macrotis lagotis isolate mMagLag1 chromosome 2, bilby.v1.9.chrom.fasta, whole genome shotgun sequence:
- the LOC141511570 gene encoding olfactory receptor 6C2-like, whose product MQNHSGITLFILRGLTDDPQLKVLLFSFLFFTYMLSVTGNLTIITLTLIDSHLKTPMYFFLRNFSFLELSFTSACIPKFLYSMSTGDNTITYNGCATQIFFVILFGSTEFFLLAAMSYDRYVAICKPLHYTTIMNSKVCNQLILSSWVAGLLIILPPLSLGLQLEFCDSNVIDHFGCDASPMLEITCSDTEFIERMILAFAVLTLIITLVLVVLSYGYIIRTILRFPTVQQRKKAFSTCSSHMIVVSISYGSCIFIYIKPSAKEGVALNKVVSVLITSVAPVMNPFIYTLRNKQVIQAFKDTIKRIAFLSKQ is encoded by the coding sequence ATGCAGAACCATTCAGGTATAACATTATTCATTCTTCGGGGACTGACAGATGACCCACAATTGAAGGTTTTGCTTTTTAGCTTTCTGTTTTTTACTTATATGCTGAGTGTAACTGGAAATTTGACCATCATCACCCTCACTTTGATTGATTCTCACCTGAAAactcccatgtattttttccTGCGAAATTTTTCCTTCTTAGAATTGTCCTTTACATCTGCCTGTATTCCCAAATTTTTATATAGCATGTCCACTGGGGACAATACCATTACTTATAATGGATGTGCCACTCAAATATTTTTTGTCATCCTCTTTGGGTCAACAGAATTTTTCCTCCTGGCTGCCATGTCTTATGACCGTTATGTGGCGATCTGCAAACCACTGCACTATACAACTATCATGAATAGCAAAGTCTGTAACCAGCTTATTCTAAGTTCCTGGGTGGCTGGATTGCTGATTATTCTTCCACCACTAAGCTTGGGCCTTCAGTTGGAATTCTGTGACTCCAATGTGATTGATCATTTTGGCTGTGATGCATCACCAATGCTAGAGATCACATGCTCTGATACAGAATTCATAGAAAGGATGATTTTAGCTTTCGCTGTGTTGACTCTTATCATTACTTTAGTACTGGTAGTTCTTTCCTATGGATATATCATCAGGACTATTCTAAGATTCCCCACTGTCCAGCAAAGAAAAAAGGCTTTTTCTACTTGTTCCTCCCACATGATTGTTGTCTCCATCTCTTATGGTAGCTGCATCTTTATATACATTAAACCTTCTGCAAAGGAAGGGGTGGCTTTGAATAAAGTGGTATCAGTGCTCATCACTTCAGTTGCCCCTGTAATGAACCCCTTTATTTATACTCTGAGGAACAAGCAAGTCATACAAGCCTTTAAAGACACAATCAAAAGGATTGCATTTCTATCAAAGCAGTAG